The genomic DNA CAACGGAGAATTCCCCATGAAATTAGCAGTTATTGGCGCAACAGGTTGGATTGGCAGTCACATTACATCAGAAGCAATCACACGTGGTCATCAAGTAAATGTACTAGTAAGAGATGCAAGTAAAGTAACGCAAGATAACGTTACTGTGACTGAATTTGATTTAACAAAAGATGATATCGCAAGCGCAGCAGCGGGTAGCGATGTTGTTATTGCTGCAATTGGTGGTCGTGCTTTAGGTAACCATGAAATTGTTGCAAACACAGCAAAGCAATTACTAAACGCGCTTGCAGGTACTGGCACACGCATTTTATGGGTGGGCGGTGCAGGAAGCTTAGAAGTGGCACCCGGTGTAACACTGGTATCAAGCCCAGACTTTCCTGCTGAATACAAAGCAGAAGCCATTGCTCAAGGTGAAGCGCTTGATGTATTTAGAGTATCAACAACAGATACGCCGTGGACCTTTGTTTCACCCGCTGCGGTTATCTACCCTGGTGAGTCAGAAGGCCCATACCGTGTCGGTGGCGACAGCTTCTTTACTGATGCAAACGGCGAAAGCAAAATATCAGTCACCGACTATGCAAAAGCGATGCTTGATGAAGCACAGTCGGCAGCACATTTAAATCAACGTATTAGTATTGCTTACTAATAACGAGCCTTTCTTCAGGCTCATAAAATGGTATTCTTGAGTGATGTGTTAAGTTACCTATTTAATTTATGAGCCTGTTATTTTCTGTTGCACTTGCAACCATACCTGCCTTACCTGAGCCCGTTGCTAACAACGCTGTTGCCAAAGTTGTTATTGATGAACACGCCTACTTTTTAAGCTTTATGGGCCTGAGCTCAGGCAAAGCACATACCGATGTTCACAATAAAGTGTGGGTCCTTAAAGTGGGCGATAATGCGTGGCAAGCAGCTAAAGCGGTGCCAAGTACATTGCCTCTTACTGGTCGCCTAGCGAGTACCGCAGTGGGTGTTGGTCAACATGCTTATGTATTTGGTGGCTATACCGTTAGTGCCGACCATCAAGAAATCTCTACACCTGATGTATATCGCTATGATGTGCGCTCTGATTCATATACGCAGCTTGCCAATATGCCAGTGCCGGTGGATGACAGTGTGGCGCTTTCATATAAGCAGCGTTATATCTACTTAGTCAGTGGTTGGCATAACGATGGCAATGTTAACCTTGTTCAAGTTTATGATACGCAAACAGATACTTGGCAACAGGCTTCGCCCTTTTTAGGCCAACCGGTGTTTGGTCAAGCGGCGGCAATTAGTGGCAACACTATTTTAGTGTGTGATGGCGTTAAAACACAGGCGAATGCAGATAAGCGTCGTTCATTTGCTGCGGTTGCACAGTGTTTAAAAGGCACAATTGATGCTAATAACCCATTAAAAATAGATTGGCGTACCGTGCCACATCCAACAGGTGTTGCCCATTACCGTATGGCAGCAACCAGTTTCAATGGCGATATTTATATGATGGGCGGCTCTGATAACCCATATAACTACAATGGTATGGGATACGATGGTAAACCCGCGCCAGCGAGTGATCATGTTTGGCGCTTTGATGTTAATAAAAACACGTGGCAAGTGATGCCAAAAGCCGATACTGCGAGCATGGATCATCGAGGTTTATTAGAGCACCAAGGAAGCTTGTATCGTCTTGGTGGTATGGACAATAATCAACAAGTGACAGCCGATGCACTTGGTTACAAGGTAAAGTTATCTCTATGAATACACTCTATATTACTGGTGCGGGTGTGAGTGCCGCTAGCGGTATACCGACCTTTCGTGGTGAAGATGGCTTTTGGACCATTGGTAGCAAAAATTATACGCCAATGGAAATGGCAACCCGTGCTATGTACGAAAACAACCCTCGCGAATTTTTAGCTTGGTATTATCATCGTTTTGCAACCTATCGCCATCACGGCCCTAATGAGGTACATCATTGGTTGAGTGATAAAAATCTCATTACGCAAAATATCGATGGTCTTGATGGCAAAGCAGGTAATACTGATTTTATTGCTATTCATGGTCGCTTAGATCAAATGACACTGTTTCATCATCAAGGTGACGATGTGATGGCTTTTAACGCGCCGTGGGATAAAGTTAATGAAGACAATCTCCACAACTCCTTGCTTGAGGTGTTCAATATTAATAATGAAAGCCCGATGATTAACGAATCGTTTAAGCCTTACGTGTTGTTATTTGACGAATACTACACTGAGCTTTATCGTATTTCAGAGGCGCAACAGCGTATGCTCGATGCTGATAAAATCGTCTTTATCGGCACCTCGTTTAGCGTCAATATTACGCAAATGGCACTCGACATTGCACGTAGTCGAGGCACACCAATAGAAGTGGTTGACCCCGATCCTACTCATGTATTTCATTCTAATGTAACCTACCACAAGATGACTGCGCTTGAGTATGTTCAGCAGCAAGGGTAAAAAATAAGGCGCTTATATTAAGCGCCTTATTTAATTAATTTTCAGCTTTTGTTGCTGTGATGTTTAACCGTGCTTGTAAGGGGTCGGGTAAAAACTCTGCAGTCCCTGATTTGCTCATTTGCAGTATAAAAGATTCATCAGTTTTATATGCTTGCCAAGTCGGTAACCCTGGGCCATTTGGTGTGCCTAATTTAATAAAGTTAGTCACATAACGGTGCATTATTTTAGCGGCTTGCTTATCTTGCTCTGTGGTGACATGCCCATATTTCGCTGCCACAGTATTAAAAAAGTACGGAATTTCGCTGGCGTGTTCTGCACCAGGTTTATCTAAGGTTTGCGCCACATAACCAAAACGATACAAAAAGGCATCTTTACCCATATCTGTCACACGTTTTGCAACGAACCTTGCTGGTTCTTGCATTAAAGTATCTTGACCAACTTGGTAATTGAGTAAAGGCAATGGCATTTGGTCATCTGCATCGTAAGTCATTTTTGCTTGTGTACTGTGCGGAGCAAAACTTGCGAATAGCGCCTCTTTTGAAGCAAAATTAGCAAAGCCTAAATCCATGTCTGTTGTGCCAACCATGGTCGCAACATGGCTAAATGTGCCTTTACTTAAGCGCGCTTCAGTGGCCGAATTGATGATTGTGCCATCTATAATTGGCCCGCCAACGTAGGTAGGCTCATCATCATTTTGTCGGTTTAATGTGCTCAGGTTGAGGTTATCAACCACGTCTTCGGCAGATAATTCACGTAGTGCAGCAAGGGCATTTTCATCACTGCCTAAAATGGTGTGTTGCTTGGCAAAGTTTTCGCCAATTTTTTCGGCGCTTAATACAGTGTCGTCATCACTTTTAAGTGGCAATTGCTTAAATAGCTCTCGTCCGCCTGCCGACATAATAATCGCTTGTTGGAATAAGCCATTAGCAGCAGGGGTTTGCATCATCGCATGCACCGATGCGCCACCAGCCGATTCACCCATGAGTGTCACTTTAGAAGCATCACCACCAAATTGAGCGATATTTTGTTTCACCCACTCAAGGGCAGCAATTTGATCCATTAATGCGTAGTTGCCTAGTGCATCATTCTCAAAACGAGTAAGAGCAGGGTGTGCAAAAAAGCCAAATCGGCCTAATCGGTAATTAAAGCTAACAAAAATAACGCCTTGTTTAGCAAAGCTTTCACCCGAGTAAACAGCGGGAGATGCGCCACCATTTACAAAGCCACCACCGTGTATCCAAACCACAACAGGGTAGGGAGTATCGCTGTGTTTCGTGGGTTTAAATACATTTAAATAAAGGCAGTCTTCCGAAGGGGTTGTTGTAAGCGGCGCAGCATCGCCTGTAAATGGCTTTTGCATACAGTCAGGGGCGTAATCGTTAAGTACTTTTACATCTTGCCACTTGGGCACAGGTTGCGGTGCTCGCCAGCGTAAATCACCTACAGGGGGAGCGGCGTAAGGAATGCCTTTATAAGTTATTACGCGACCTTGTTGCTGTCCTTGGATTAATCCACCATTGACTTTGATATTGTTACTTTTTGGTTGCTCTTGGCAGCCTTGTAAAAAAATAGCTGAGCTTAGTAAAACAGAAGCACACAGAATAGAGTTAAAAAAACGAGATGTCATCACATAGCCTAGGTAGAACTGGTTAGGCTTATAATATTAACATATTCATACAGTAACAACGAGAAAACCAGTACAGCACCAAGGGGAGTCTGTACTGGTTTAGTATTTGGCTAAACTACGCGGTGCGTTGTTCATTAAAAAGACTAAGTTAGTCTTTTATCACTTGGGCAGAAGTGAGCCAAATTTAGCTAACGCTTAAAAGCGTGTACGAATACCTAATGTAATACGACGCTCAAAGATATTTTGAGTGATCACATTGTCTGACCACTGGGCGTATATATCTTCTTTTTCTTCGGTTAAATTGCTGATCGACGTATAAATGCTCGTGTCTTCTGCAAATTCATAACCAGCATACATGTCATAATACAGTGTACTTTTAGTCCAAAACGGCACCACGCCTTCGCCCATAGCGGAGCTTAAGCTATCGAGACGGTCACTACGATAGTTCGCAGCTAAGCGAAGTTGTAATGGCCCTTTTTCATACCATAAAACAGCATTAGCTGATTTTTCAGAGTTGTCTTGGATTGGTAGACTTTTACCGTAAACATCGACGTTAGCGCTGTCACTCGGGGCATAGGTAAAGTTTAGAGATGTACCTAAACCATCAAAAGGTTCTGGCAAGAAGTCGAATGCTTGTTGATAGGTAACCTCAAAGCCTTTGATTTCACCACCTTCACCATTAATTTCGGTCGTTACAGGTACTTCGCGACGAATTACGCCGTCAATGTCTGGCAGACCCAGCATTACAGTGCCACTTTCGACAAATGATTCTATATCCATTAAGAAAGCAGAAATACTTAATAAGCCACTTTCATTAAAATACCACTCGGCAGATAAGTTATAGTTAGTTGCACGCCAAGGCTCTAAGTCTGGATTACCATTTTGCGTGCCTTGTACCGCAACGAGTAGATCTGGGCTCACACCAAGTTCAGCTGCGAGGATATCACCTGCACGAGTACGACCAACACTGATGCCGCCTGCAAGTTTACCAATGTCTAGCGTTGTCATTGTTTTGCCGTAACCAGCACGTAGAATGAAATCTTCAGTGAGGTTTAAATTAAAGTTCATTGATGGTAAGAAGTCTGAATAATCACGACTTAACCATTTTTCACCTGTTTTTTCACTCGCGGTACATAATGAACATGGACGTGCTGAACCGAGTTGGTTTTGTAACATGTCGAGTTCTGTTTTGATGTATTGCGCACCAATATTTGCGGTGTAACTCATATCAGCCAACTCACCTGCAAAATTAAATTTAAAGTAAGCTGATTGGGTTTGCTCTTTTACTTTGTAAGTGCGTGATGGGTTAGCCAGTCGTTTATTGCCTGGGTAAATAGCATTTTGAAATGCCATAGGGTCATCCATTACTTTCGGATCGATAAGATAAAACCCTTGTCCTACACCACCTGGTCCAAAGTCATTTATTTGGTTTACCCAGCCGTCTGGTAAATCACTAAAATAGTTGGGATGACCAATAGTTAAATCACCACCCGCAACGCTGTTTTCACCATCGCCATTGGTATCGCCTAAAGAGGCCCCAGAGTCTTTCCACATGACATCAGCGGTAATATCACCAGATGTAAATGGTGCCACTAAAATATACGTTTCGCGCTCTACATCGCGTTTTGATGTCCGTAATCCAAAATCGACGTTAGTGAGGTGGTCTGTTGAAAACTCATAACGGCCATCAAGTCTAGCAACATCAAGCGTTGCTTCTTCTTCGAAGTTATTTTCTGAGTAAGTTGATACTAGGTTATATTGATTGATATCGCTGCCAAAGCCTTCCTCAAAACCTAGGGTGATGTACTCGCCAGTACGAGAGAAATCAACCATGACAGGATCTGGGCCAACACCATTTGGGTTAACCGGTGTTGCGCCTGTGCCG from Pseudoalteromonas sp. N1230-9 includes the following:
- a CDS encoding Kelch repeat-containing protein produces the protein MSLLFSVALATIPALPEPVANNAVAKVVIDEHAYFLSFMGLSSGKAHTDVHNKVWVLKVGDNAWQAAKAVPSTLPLTGRLASTAVGVGQHAYVFGGYTVSADHQEISTPDVYRYDVRSDSYTQLANMPVPVDDSVALSYKQRYIYLVSGWHNDGNVNLVQVYDTQTDTWQQASPFLGQPVFGQAAAISGNTILVCDGVKTQANADKRRSFAAVAQCLKGTIDANNPLKIDWRTVPHPTGVAHYRMAATSFNGDIYMMGGSDNPYNYNGMGYDGKPAPASDHVWRFDVNKNTWQVMPKADTASMDHRGLLEHQGSLYRLGGMDNNQQVTADALGYKVKLSL
- a CDS encoding SIR2 family NAD-dependent protein deacylase; the encoded protein is MNTLYITGAGVSAASGIPTFRGEDGFWTIGSKNYTPMEMATRAMYENNPREFLAWYYHRFATYRHHGPNEVHHWLSDKNLITQNIDGLDGKAGNTDFIAIHGRLDQMTLFHHQGDDVMAFNAPWDKVNEDNLHNSLLEVFNINNESPMINESFKPYVLLFDEYYTELYRISEAQQRMLDADKIVFIGTSFSVNITQMALDIARSRGTPIEVVDPDPTHVFHSNVTYHKMTALEYVQQQG
- a CDS encoding carboxylesterase/lipase family protein — protein: MTSRFFNSILCASVLLSSAIFLQGCQEQPKSNNIKVNGGLIQGQQQGRVITYKGIPYAAPPVGDLRWRAPQPVPKWQDVKVLNDYAPDCMQKPFTGDAAPLTTTPSEDCLYLNVFKPTKHSDTPYPVVVWIHGGGFVNGGASPAVYSGESFAKQGVIFVSFNYRLGRFGFFAHPALTRFENDALGNYALMDQIAALEWVKQNIAQFGGDASKVTLMGESAGGASVHAMMQTPAANGLFQQAIIMSAGGRELFKQLPLKSDDDTVLSAEKIGENFAKQHTILGSDENALAALRELSAEDVVDNLNLSTLNRQNDDEPTYVGGPIIDGTIINSATEARLSKGTFSHVATMVGTTDMDLGFANFASKEALFASFAPHSTQAKMTYDADDQMPLPLLNYQVGQDTLMQEPARFVAKRVTDMGKDAFLYRFGYVAQTLDKPGAEHASEIPYFFNTVAAKYGHVTTEQDKQAAKIMHRYVTNFIKLGTPNGPGLPTWQAYKTDESFILQMSKSGTAEFLPDPLQARLNITATKAEN
- a CDS encoding TonB-dependent receptor, which encodes MKTKTRHQHTLSPSITAKAVAAVICGLSGLNTVAAQQSDLTNDEIETIEVRGIAASNKQDINNKRFSTGVMDSITAEDIGKLPDVTIADTLQRIPGIQIRRSAGEGSTINVRGMPQVTTLLNGEQFLSAGSITTLQPDFTDVPAALLSGIDVLKSPQADILAGGISGTLDLKTRRPFDLEQGTTFSFTGEATRGSLSEETDPKLVAFAGYNNDKFGIIFTAAYDESTLANYRNGTILTSNEIQNETSRDFNGDGDLNDSYYSQRFYGVMHRETERDRLGLNTTVQYQLSDSLTFTGDIFYTDMDDADRKQGMMVDNARGEIWAYSDNFIPRLDNDRGGQIYTVNDATLEARRVSAYSESLTNDRESTNASLLFEYQGDGPLSGEFRYIHGSAERGHTENVAHGYLTSGAQHGLLRNDGTGATPVNPNGVGPDPVMVDFSRTGEYITLGFEEGFGSDINQYNLVSTYSENNFEEEATLDVARLDGRYEFSTDHLTNVDFGLRTSKRDVERETYILVAPFTSGDITADVMWKDSGASLGDTNGDGENSVAGGDLTIGHPNYFSDLPDGWVNQINDFGPGGVGQGFYLIDPKVMDDPMAFQNAIYPGNKRLANPSRTYKVKEQTQSAYFKFNFAGELADMSYTANIGAQYIKTELDMLQNQLGSARPCSLCTASEKTGEKWLSRDYSDFLPSMNFNLNLTEDFILRAGYGKTMTTLDIGKLAGGISVGRTRAGDILAAELGVSPDLLVAVQGTQNGNPDLEPWRATNYNLSAEWYFNESGLLSISAFLMDIESFVESGTVMLGLPDIDGVIRREVPVTTEINGEGGEIKGFEVTYQQAFDFLPEPFDGLGTSLNFTYAPSDSANVDVYGKSLPIQDNSEKSANAVLWYEKGPLQLRLAANYRSDRLDSLSSAMGEGVVPFWTKSTLYYDMYAGYEFAEDTSIYTSISNLTEEKEDIYAQWSDNVITQNIFERRITLGIRTRF
- a CDS encoding NAD(P)-dependent oxidoreductase → MKLAVIGATGWIGSHITSEAITRGHQVNVLVRDASKVTQDNVTVTEFDLTKDDIASAAAGSDVVIAAIGGRALGNHEIVANTAKQLLNALAGTGTRILWVGGAGSLEVAPGVTLVSSPDFPAEYKAEAIAQGEALDVFRVSTTDTPWTFVSPAAVIYPGESEGPYRVGGDSFFTDANGESKISVTDYAKAMLDEAQSAAHLNQRISIAY